In Prionailurus viverrinus isolate Anna chromosome D1, UM_Priviv_1.0, whole genome shotgun sequence, the DNA window GCGATAAGAACTTGGAGGAGTCAAAGAAAGAGAGGTGGAAGATTAAGAAGGCAGACACTCTCCCCTAGGATGTGATGCCATGACCACTGCTGGCCATGGTCTCTGCTTAGCGACCCAGACTAACATGCATGGGGAACGGAGGGACTCTTGTGGTTCTCTGTCGCTCTCCCCcaccttctgtctccctctttccctccttatatccctctccctccccttgtcctccCTGGGCTCCTACATACCTACACAGACCCCAGATCTGAGGAGTGCAGCTGGGGAACATGGAGATTCAGCAAACCTTCTCCTCTGGGCTTCAACATACTCAGCCAGGTCAGTAGACAGCCTTACGTCCGGGGCCCGTGGTGGCTCATTCCCCCCACCGCCTTCCTTCCCCGACGCAGGAAGCAGGGAATGAGAGCCCCTCTCTCAGAGCTCTCTCCACACACTGGGGCCCCCTCCTCAGCTCACTCTCACCCCACAGGCCCTGCCCTACTCCCTGCTGGCCTTGGCTGTGGTCATGTACCTGCCTGTTCTGCTGTGGCAGTATGCAGCCCAGCCGGCCCTCAGCTCGGATCTGCTCTTCATCATCAGCGAACTGGACAAATCCTACAATCGTTCCATCCGCCTGGTGCAGCACATGTTGAAGATCCGGCAGAAAAGCTCAGACCCCCATGTTTTCTGGGATGAGCTGGAGAAGTGAGTTGTCTCTCTCGCCCATTTCTGAAGGCCTCAGTTGAGCGTTAACATGGTGTGCAGGGTCATCGTCAAACTATCCTCTGTACCGTCCTTCTCATGAACCCAAAGAGTTGAACACGCCATCTCACTAACTTTCCATCATTTCTGTACAGGGAGGACAGAAAGGACTCTTCCTTAGTTTATAGGTGAACATCCTGCGTCACAAAGGGGTTAATCTCTCTAACGTACCACTTTTGTATACCATTCCCCTGCTCAGAACCTCCCCCCATGCCTGcaggaaaaaacccaaactctCCCACATATTTTCCCAAGGCCCTCTACTTTTTCACCCTCTGACCACCAAGTGACAGAAACCTCCCACTTTACCCAGGcagtctcctcctcttctcctgaTTAGCCATTCATGCCTAATTTGCTGTGGCCCCGGCACTGTTCTGGGTGCTCCAGACCCATCAGTGTGCCTTGTGTGTgtcagaggcaggggtggggaggggacaaagGTATACCTACCCATATAGGGACTCACATTCTACGGAGGGGAAACAGACAACAAATAAACACAACACATAGCAAATCATATGGCAGAAGATAGGTGGTATGGGAGCGGGGGAGCAAAGCCAAGTATGGGGGTCAGGAAAGCTGCAAGGTTGTGGAGTGGTGCCATTTTAAACAGGGCAGCCGAGGTAGGCTCCACCAACAGGAGCGTTGAACTGAGCTTTGGAAGCATAttctgtcttgtgtgtgtgcacattctcTATCCTCTGAAAAACGTTCCTCTCCTGTGTGTCTTTCTGAACTCCATCCACCTCTCCATCCAGCTCCAAGACAATATTCTCCATAAAGGTTTCTGAACACTCCAGCCCGTGCTGGTAACTCTCTCCTAACTTGTACAACACCGTGGTTTGTATCCACCATTTTAGCAACAAATCAAGCACTACTATTATTTCCTATTGGCACcttatctgccccttccccacaaggCGGCCTGTAAGCTCCTTCAGGGCAGAGACTGGCTTACATGTGCCTGAACACCACagctctcaacaaatatttgttagcatgtttatttttataaaatgggtGGGTTGGCCTAAAAATCATACACACAGTATACAGACCAAGCACCAGAACGTGGTTATTTAGACTCCCCGTCCAGTGCTAATTTAATACGCTTATTGCTTCCTAAGGATCCTGTTTCGGCTTACAGGTTTAGTCTGCTCTGCTGGGCAGAAATCCAGTGTGGCCATTTGTTATCCACTGATCATTCTCTGGGTTGACCACATTGCACTCATCAGCTGGAAAATTAAGACATACTCACACGTCTCTTTAGGGAGAGGGGTGGTTATGCTCCAGGAAGGCAGACTTTCATGTGAGCCAAGAATGCCACGTGGCATACACAGATTCCATTACTGCCCCATGTGGCTCTCTCAGATATGGTTCCAAATGGTCTCTCCTCACcctgcctcctttcttcccctgccCAGGGCTCGGAAAGAACGATACTTTGAATTCCCCTTGCTAGAGCGGTACCTGGCCTGTAAGCAGCGCTCACATTCCCTGGTGGCCACCTACCTCCTGAGGAACTCCCTCCTGCTCCTCTTCACCTCAGCCATCTACCTGTACCTTGGCCACttccacctggatgtcttcttccaAGAGGAATTCAGCTGTTCCATCAAGACAGGCCTCCTAAGTGATGAGACCCACGTGCCCCATCTGATCACATGCAGGCTGACCTCTCTGTCCATTTTGCAAATTGTTAGTCTCTCCAGTTTAACAATATACACCCTATTGGTTCCAGTGATAATATACAACCTCACACGACTATGTCGGTGGGACAAACGGCTCCTATCCATCTATGAGATGCTGCCAGCTTTCGATCTCCTCAGCAGAAAGATGCTGGGATGCCCCATCAATGATCTCAATGTGATCCTCCTTTTCCTCCGAGCCAACATCTCTGAACTCAACTCttttagttggttgagtgtcttaTGTGTTTTGAAGGACACGACCACCCAGAAGCACAACATTGACACAGTGGTCGATTTCATGACATTATTGGCTGGCTTAGAACCCACAAAACCTAAACATCTCACCCAAAGGGTGTGTGATGAAAATCCCTAGTTAAAAAACCGTGGAGC includes these proteins:
- the PANX3 gene encoding pannexin-3; the protein is MSLAHTAAEYMLSDALLPDRRGPRLKGLHLELPLDRMVKFITVGFPLLLMSLAFAQEFSSGPPIRCFSPSNFSIRQAAYVDGSCWDSLIHHEQDELGQNKMKSLWPHKALPYSLLALAVVMYLPVLLWQYAAQPALSSDLLFIISELDKSYNRSIRLVQHMLKIRQKSSDPHVFWDELEKARKERYFEFPLLERYLACKQRSHSLVATYLLRNSLLLLFTSAIYLYLGHFHLDVFFQEEFSCSIKTGLLSDETHVPHLITCRLTSLSILQIVSLSSLTIYTLLVPVIIYNLTRLCRWDKRLLSIYEMLPAFDLLSRKMLGCPINDLNVILLFLRANISELNSFSWLSVLCVLKDTTTQKHNIDTVVDFMTLLAGLEPTKPKHLTQRVCDENP